aagagaaggtgaccaggagagtatcagcatcgaaaaacggttccccgggaagacatcgaagcagccgccacacacacacatgcacgcgcgcaactcttttcgtttgctggttatcgagaagaaacctggaaagaaatgatcgttgctgaaaaataatctgccagttccccttggaattgagaattacattcaagcgaaagagtttattttaatgttttctattcatatgatgctgcgaccaaatacaattggttttgtgagttTTCAATCAAGTGAAGTTAGCAGGaaatcttctgaagattatccttgtgaagaaccttgtgcctccaacgtaacgctctcgttttcgaagtcccccaaatattcatttacacattcattcagaatggatttagattcaacttcaaacaaatgatctctaaatcaacgatagtcctacgtcacccttgcggttataccatagatataacccacttcctgtttttacgtTGTGTTCAAACGGAGGGAACAGTGTTAGTTAGACTAGTGTGTAGCAAGTCCAGAGTTAGTCCTTTGCGTCGTCTTACTATGCCTAGACTTGAGCTGTGTGGCGCATTGTTATTGGCAAGATTGATCAACCTAGTGATacctattttgaaaataaaagtgcATGATGTCAAGTTGTGGTCGGATAGTCAGATAGTGCTTGCGTGGATAAAAAAGGATCCCAATCAACTTCAAACCTACGTGAGAAATCGAGTTATAGAGATATATGGACTTACTAACGATTATGAGTGAAAGTATGTAAGATCTGAAAATAATCCAGCAGATCTGGTTTCCAGAGGCTGTCATCCAGAAAGTTTACGACGATCTGACATGTGGTGGAATGGTCCGCCGTTTTTGCAAGCTACCAACTACGAAATTCTGGAGACACCAATATTACAAAATGACGAATTACCAGAAATGAGAAGACCGACTGTTAGTAATCCAGTGGCAAATTTCGAAGATGAACCAATATTTGAGCGGTGCggcacgttttcaaaattgcaACGTGTTTTGGCACAGGTGGTGAGATTCACTCGACTACTATGTATGGCGAAGGAAGAGCGAAACAAATCCCAATACATTTCTGTACAAGATATGCGGGATGCGATGGGATATATAGTACGAGTACTTCAGAATACTGCGCTAAATGAAGAGATCCAGTGTATTCAGAGAAATAAGTTACCCAAGCGACTTGCAAATCTTCAACCTTTTGTGGACGAGAAAGGATTTCTACGCGTCGGCGGACGTCTACAAAATTCTAAATTACCGTACGATGCCAAACATCAATTGCTTCTTCCACATAATCATCGGGTGACGGAGATGCTGATTCGACAATATCATGAGGAGAGACTTCACGAGGGACCATCCGGTTTGCTGGCAGCGATAAGACAAAAATTCTGGTTTGTAAAAGCTCGTTCTGTTATTCGAAAAGTGACACGCAGCTGCGTGAAGTGTTTTAGGGCCAATCCGAGAGCAGTGCAGCCATTAATGGGAAATTTACCAGAGGAACGTGTGACGTTAGCTGCAGCTTTCGAGCTCACCGGTGTGGACTATGCTGGTCCTGTTATAGTGAAAGAGGGAAGATACAAGCCGAAACATATTAAGGCGTACATCGCATTGTTTGTGTGCCTCACGACGAAAGCTATTCATCTCGAGTTGGTTTCGGATCTAACGACCGAAGCTTTTCTTGCCGCTTTGGATCGATTTATCAACCGACGTGGAATGGTTCGTAAAATTCTGTCGGACAATGCAACCAATTTTGTTGGCGCTGCTAAGGAGTTACACCAATTATTCGTGATGTTCCGTGAAGAAACTTCAAAGACTAGAATTGACGATTTTCTACTTAAACGTGAGATAGAATGGAAATTCATTCCGCCTAGAACCCCTAACTTTGGCGGATTGTGGGAGGCAAGTGTCAAAGTGGTCAAACGTCATCTACATCGTACGTTAGGCAGCGCAATTTTGACGTTCGAAGAGTTCGGTACCGTTTTAACGCATATCGAAGCTATAGTGAATTCCAGACCACTTTATGCGTTATCTGATGATCCCAACGAAACACTTCCGATAACTCCAGCTCATCTGATGTTCGGTAAACCGTTGGAGCCAGTTTTGAAACCATCGTATTCTGATATAGCAGTGAACCGTTTATCCCGACATCAGTATTTAAATCATTTACGTGATAGATTTTGGACAAAGTGGTCCcgtgattattttatttatttatttatttatttattatactcttGCAGCGTAAGACAATTATCTTTTAATGCTACACAGTTCTTCTCTTCTTTTAATGGAGTACAGTGAAATCTTAATCTACATtacacaaataataataaaaaattaaaaaaaaaacctacgtaATCAACtaataatataatttgcattGCTTCTTAAACATACCCAGTGTGTTAATATTTTTCAGTGAATTTGGCAGAGAATTCCAATATACTACACCCCTTACAAAAAATGATTTGGCATATTGTGCAGTGTGATGTGAAGGTATAACATATTGTTTCGCTCTGATGCTTCTAAatggttttaatttttcaaataaatattttgggCATTTCTTAGATATCAAGTTGTACATAATTATGTCAGAACGGTACTTAAAAAAGTTGTAAAAAGAGCATCCAAGCAATGAACTATGGTGACGAGTAACGTGGTCGTATCGATTGAGATTATAAACGAAACGCACACATGCATTCAATGCAActcttaatttttcttgagttcTAACTGATGTATTAAAGAAGAGAGTGTCACATGAGATGAAATATGGTAATAGGAAACATTTAAAAAGTTTGAGCTTAGTCTCACTGTTTAACAATTTTACTTTAAGATACAGTGTACGCAGGATTCCATAAATTTTTCCACATTGACTCTAAACATGCTTATCCCACTCAAACGTATTTGTCACTATGTATCCAAGGCTAGTGGCGAAATCAACGTAATTAACCGGTTGTCTTCCAACGAAAAGTTCAGGATTAATTTCCATGCCTTGCCGTGAAACCATTAAAGCATTCGTTTTGCTTGCGTTTAACTTTAATGAATTATCGTTGGACCATACTCGAATTGCTTCCAAATCTTCATTGATGCGATTAGCTACAGATTCAGCGCTTAAGTTTTTACAATTAAAATAGAGTTGTACATCATCAGCGAATAAATGTACCGAGCAATGTTTGATTACAGATGGCAAATCGTTGATGTACGTACAGAATAAAATGGGTCCCAATACTGAGCCTTGTGGCACACCGGACGAAACTGGTAGGAAACGCGAGAACTCATTATTAGTGTAAACAGTTTGCATACGATCTGTGAGATAGGCATTAATTAAACTGGCAGCAGACTCACCAAAGTTAAATTGACTACGTAATTTATCACAAAGTTTTACGTGGGATATTGTGTCAAATGCCTTCGAGAAATCTAGAAACATCATCACGACCTTACCACCACTATCTAACACAATCCCAACATCATCGCATATCTTCAACATTGCCGTCTTCGTGCTATGTCTAGGCCGATATCCGGATTGATTTACGTTAAGCATTTCGTTAGCTTGCAAGTACATACATATTTGCTTTTTCAAAATCCTTTCAAAAACTTTGGACAATGCACATAATATACTGATTGGTCGCAGATTATCTAGGGAACACACATCAGATTTTTTCCTGATCGGTATAATTTTGCTCTGTTTCCATATACTAGGATATATTCCTGTTGTGATAATGCAGTTGAAGATATAAGTTAATGGCTTCAATAAAATAGGCAAAATCAGTTTCACAAATTTGATTGGTAATTCGTCGAGACCAACTGCATTGGAACTAGTTTCatacactgcattgattgtATCGTATTCTTCAACTCTATGGAATTCAAAAGTATTTCTCCTTGCTCCAGTTTGGCTGAATGGTATTGTTCGAGAAGTCGTAAAGTTTTTGTGGAATGATTCATTAATTACTTCTGACGAAAAACATGTTTCTAAGCTGAGTTTTCGCGAGTTGAAACCAAGTTCCCgaagtttatttcaaaaacATTTAGCAGGAACATCCATATTTAGCTGTTGATTAAAGTAGTCTCTTTTAGCTTTCTTAATTGCACAATTAGTCATGTTTCGTATTCGCTTATAACAGCTAAAGTCATTGTCGTCTTTTGTTCGTTTCCATCTGTTATTAGCCAAATTTCTATCAATTATCAACATTTGAATTTGTGGGTTTATCCAAGGATTATTTTTCTTCTTAGTGTTCTTAATTCTTCTAATAGGTACGCAGTTATCATGAAGAGATTTTATACTATTGTTGAAGAAATCTATTAGGTTGTCTGGATTCGAATTTCGATAAAAGTTTTGCCAGTCAAGCATATTGAATTCATTTCGTACTGAGTTAGGATCTATGTTTTTGTAAACTCTATAGCAAATTTCACTGGTGGTTGAACTCGAATCGAGATTAA
The Toxorhynchites rutilus septentrionalis strain SRP chromosome 2, ASM2978413v1, whole genome shotgun sequence genome window above contains:
- the LOC129766531 gene encoding uncharacterized protein LOC129766531; translation: MWWNGPPFLQATNYEILETPILQNDELPEMRRPTVSNPVANFEDEPIFERCGTFSKLQRVLAQVVRFTRLLCMAKEERNKSQYISVQDMRDAMGYIVRVLQNTALNEEIQCIQRNKLPKRLANLQPFVDEKGFLRVGGRLQNSKLPYDAKHQLLLPHNHRVTEMLIRQYHEERLHEGPSGLLAAIRQKFWFVKARSVIRKVTRSCVKCFRANPRAVQPLMGNLPEERVTLAAAFELTGVDYAGPVIVKEGRYKPKHIKAYIALFVCLTTKAIHLELVSDLTTEAFLAALDRFINRRGMVRKILSDNATNFVGAAKELHQLFVMFREETSKTRIDDFLLKREIEWKFIPPRTPNFGGLWEASVKVVKRHLHRTLGSAILTFEEFGTVLTHIEAIVNSRPLYALSDDPNETLPITPAHLMFDGKSLMYVQNKMGPNTEPCGTPDETGRKRENSLLV